The following are from one region of the Moritella sp. 24 genome:
- the ccoS gene encoding cbb3-type cytochrome oxidase assembly protein CcoS, which produces MEIIFMLIPIAIIFVAIAVGVFFWAVKSDQFEDLEREGSNILFDDNDNNDSPVEKHDN; this is translated from the coding sequence ATGGAAATTATATTTATGTTGATCCCAATTGCGATTATTTTTGTCGCAATTGCTGTAGGTGTCTTTTTTTGGGCCGTTAAATCAGATCAATTTGAAGATTTAGAACGCGAAGGGAGTAATATCTTGTTTGATGACAATGATAATAACGACTCACCTGTAGAAAAACATGATAACTAG